In the genome of Streptomyces pactum, one region contains:
- a CDS encoding thiamine ABC transporter substrate-binding protein, with the protein MNIGLRRALGTALLGALAAGTLTACGTDDSGGDPDTVTLVTHSSFAISKDVQREFEKTSGYKLRVLENGDAGVAVNKAVLSKGNPEGDVFFGVDNTLLSRALDNGVFTPYEAKGLDRIPQDLQLDRGKHRVTPVDTGEICVNYDKKYFADAKLAPPRTFADLIKPAYKNLLVTQNPATSSPGLAFLLGTAAEYGDDGWQDYWKKLRDNGVEVVDGWDQAYNDRFSGSAGGKKAGGDRPLVVSYASSPPAEVFYADPRPSRAPTGVATGTCFRQTEFAGLLTGAKNEKGGKALLDFLIGKRFQEDVPLTMFVNPVIDDARLPEVFTEFGARVEDPRTMAPEKIAKVREPWVKTWSSLVL; encoded by the coding sequence ATGAACATCGGCCTTCGGCGTGCCCTCGGCACGGCCCTCCTCGGCGCGCTCGCCGCGGGCACCCTCACCGCCTGCGGCACCGACGACAGCGGCGGCGACCCGGACACCGTCACCCTCGTCACCCACTCGTCCTTCGCCATCTCCAAGGACGTCCAGCGCGAGTTCGAGAAGACCAGCGGCTACAAGCTCCGCGTCCTGGAGAACGGCGACGCCGGCGTGGCGGTCAACAAGGCCGTCCTCTCCAAGGGCAACCCGGAGGGCGACGTCTTCTTCGGGGTGGACAACACCCTGCTCTCCCGCGCCCTGGACAACGGCGTGTTCACCCCCTACGAGGCCAAGGGCCTGGACCGCATACCCCAGGACCTCCAGCTGGACCGCGGCAAGCACCGGGTCACCCCGGTCGACACCGGCGAGATCTGCGTCAACTACGACAAGAAGTACTTCGCCGACGCCAAGCTCGCCCCGCCGCGCACCTTCGCCGACCTGATCAAGCCCGCGTACAAGAACCTGCTGGTCACCCAGAACCCCGCCACCTCCTCGCCGGGGCTGGCGTTCCTGCTGGGCACCGCCGCCGAGTACGGCGACGACGGCTGGCAGGACTACTGGAAGAAGCTGCGGGACAACGGCGTCGAGGTCGTGGACGGCTGGGACCAGGCCTACAACGACCGCTTCTCCGGCTCCGCGGGCGGCAAGAAGGCCGGCGGCGACCGGCCGCTGGTCGTCTCCTACGCCTCCAGCCCGCCCGCCGAGGTCTTCTACGCCGACCCCCGGCCCAGCCGGGCCCCGACCGGCGTCGCCACCGGCACCTGCTTCCGGCAGACCGAGTTCGCCGGACTCCTCACCGGGGCGAAGAACGAGAAGGGCGGCAAGGCGCTGCTGGACTTCCTGATCGGCAAGCGGTTCCAGGAGGACGTGCCGCTCACCATGTTCGTCAACCCGGTGATCGACGACGCCCGGCTCCCCGAGGTGTTCACCGAGTTCGGCGCCCGGGTGGAGGACCCCCGGACCATGGCGCCCGAGAAGATCGCCAAGGTCCGTGAGCCGTGGGTCAAGACATGGTCCTCCCTGGTCCTGTAG